One genomic region from uncultured Cohaesibacter sp. encodes:
- the kduI gene encoding 5-dehydro-4-deoxy-D-glucuronate isomerase has product MLTVKTVHAVNAEHAKGMDTQALRDNFLSEGLFSEGEIRLTYTHYDRMIVGGAVPNGGSLLLDEVKECGTPSILDRREMGIVNIGDSGSVSCAGVDYMLDHGDVLYLPKGAGAVTFAGQGRFYITSAPAHKELEAKLIKIEDAKSVHMGAPETSNERTIYQFIHPLVMESCQLILGYTKLHQGSVWNTMPAHVHDRRMEAYCYFGMEASTRVMHFMGEPNETRHLVLKNEDVVVSPPWSIHAGAGVGSYTFIWAMAGDNVDYTDMDFIAMEDLR; this is encoded by the coding sequence ATGCTTACAGTGAAAACCGTTCATGCCGTCAATGCAGAGCATGCAAAGGGTATGGACACTCAGGCTCTAAGAGACAATTTTCTGTCTGAAGGGCTTTTCTCCGAAGGCGAAATCCGCCTCACCTATACTCATTATGATCGTATGATCGTGGGGGGCGCTGTGCCCAATGGTGGGTCTTTGCTGCTCGATGAGGTCAAGGAATGCGGCACACCGAGTATTCTCGATCGCCGCGAAATGGGCATCGTCAATATCGGGGATAGCGGCAGTGTTTCCTGCGCTGGTGTTGATTATATGCTCGATCATGGCGATGTGCTCTATCTGCCCAAAGGGGCGGGCGCGGTGACCTTTGCCGGTCAGGGCCGTTTCTACATCACCTCTGCTCCGGCGCACAAAGAGCTGGAAGCCAAACTGATCAAGATCGAGGATGCCAAAAGCGTGCATATGGGTGCACCGGAAACTTCCAACGAGCGCACGATCTATCAGTTCATCCACCCGCTGGTTATGGAATCCTGCCAGCTGATCCTTGGTTACACCAAGCTGCATCAGGGCTCCGTCTGGAACACCATGCCTGCCCATGTGCATGACCGTCGTATGGAAGCCTATTGCTATTTCGGCATGGAAGCCAGCACCCGCGTGATGCATTTCATGGGTGAACCGAATGAAACACGCCATCTGGTTCTGAAAAATGAAGATGTGGTCGTGTCTCCGCCATGGTCCATTCATGCCGGTGCGGGTGTTGGCAGCTATACCTTCATCTGGGCGATGGCTGGTGACAATGTCGACTATACCGACATGGATTTCATTGCCATGGAAGACCTTCGATAG
- the uxuA gene encoding mannonate dehydratase, protein MKEGWRWYGSFDRISLSEIAQTGASEIVSALYEVPYGEVWPRESIAKMRRSIELAGFRWPVVESLPIHERIKKGEGDLSQLFANYRQSMANLAAEGVKVICYNFMPLLDWTRTDLKAPVDGGGSCLRFDAARMAALEVYMLEREGAEADYCEDALERGRVWFSLSDETKRERLMTSVMAGLPGAYDRYSIKQLKEALKGYAGIDRDGLRANYKRFLDEIIPAAEDLGLSFAVHPDDPPRDILGLPRIVSTQEDIAWVLSAHESRANGLTLCSGSLGAHPDNDIPAIAKRFADKIHFAHLRNVRKFADGSFEEATHLGGDTDMALLVAHLLDEENRRREEGRADADIVFRPDHGHELLDDHHRDTHPGYPLIGRMRGLAELRGLMAGIIHERAAGE, encoded by the coding sequence ATGAAAGAAGGTTGGCGCTGGTATGGCTCGTTTGATCGCATCTCCTTATCCGAGATTGCGCAGACCGGAGCCTCTGAGATCGTATCCGCCCTCTATGAAGTCCCTTATGGTGAGGTCTGGCCACGGGAAAGCATCGCGAAGATGCGCCGGAGTATCGAGCTGGCGGGCTTTCGTTGGCCGGTGGTGGAAAGCTTGCCGATCCATGAGCGGATCAAGAAAGGAGAGGGGGATCTCTCCCAACTCTTTGCCAACTATCGCCAGTCGATGGCCAATCTGGCCGCCGAGGGCGTGAAGGTCATCTGTTACAATTTCATGCCGCTTCTGGACTGGACGCGCACCGACCTCAAGGCCCCTGTCGACGGGGGCGGAAGCTGTTTGCGCTTTGATGCGGCACGCATGGCTGCGCTGGAGGTCTATATGCTTGAGCGCGAAGGTGCTGAGGCAGACTATTGCGAAGATGCGTTGGAGCGCGGGCGCGTGTGGTTTTCCTTGTCTGATGAGACCAAGCGGGAGCGCTTGATGACGTCCGTTATGGCCGGATTGCCAGGGGCGTATGATCGCTACTCCATCAAGCAGCTCAAGGAGGCCTTGAAGGGTTATGCGGGCATTGATCGGGATGGCTTGCGGGCCAACTACAAGCGCTTTCTTGATGAAATTATTCCAGCGGCTGAGGATCTGGGTCTCAGTTTCGCCGTGCATCCGGATGACCCGCCCCGGGATATTCTGGGCTTGCCACGTATTGTTTCCACTCAAGAGGACATTGCATGGGTTCTCTCTGCGCATGAAAGCCGGGCCAACGGCCTGACGCTTTGCTCGGGATCTCTTGGCGCGCATCCGGATAATGATATTCCGGCCATTGCAAAGCGCTTCGCCGACAAGATCCATTTTGCCCATTTGCGCAATGTCAGAAAATTTGCCGACGGTTCCTTCGAGGAAGCCACACATCTGGGAGGAGACACCGACATGGCTCTGCTTGTTGCCCATCTCCTAGATGAAGAAAATCGACGCCGGGAAGAAGGTAGAGCCGACGCTGATATTGTTTTCCGGCCAGATCACGGACACGAGCTGCTTGATGATCATCATCGGGACACACATCCAGGCTATCCCCTGATAGGGCGCATGCGTGGCTTGGCTGAACTCCGAGGACTGATGGCCGGTATAATTCATGAAAGGGCTGCGGGAGAATGA
- a CDS encoding altronate dehydratase family protein, protein MTKRPPIVLNPIDTIAVLPHGAKKGEDPLELGAPLEGNIMAGHKIARKAHEQGEAIIKFGQIIGRATQPIAAGEHVHSHNCAFSDHGQNYEIGCDYEAAKAAVPKLEARTFMGYKRANGTIGTRNYVALCSTVNCSSTVVHRAAQELQIEGAFDAYENVDGVAIFTHESGCGMNNKGLGFEILDKVLWGHATHPNVGMALFIGLGCEVMQISKMRENFDDPDQSLMDRFISMTIQEEGGTRKTIDAVKAKVRELLPELNKAKREECPASELKIALQCGASDGFSGITANPALGVASDMMVGLGATSILSETSEIYGAEQLLLRRAASKEVGDKLVSQIHWWEDYVAMHKGSLDNNPSPGNKAGGLTTILEKSLGATAKSGSAPLTAVYDYAERVTEHGFVFMDTPGYDPVCGTGQIAGGAHMVIFTTGRGSAYGSKPAPTIKVASNDHLFASMPDDMDINCGDILSEGVTLEQKGAEIVEEILKVASGAPTKSEALGLGDNEFIPWHIGAVM, encoded by the coding sequence ATGACAAAGAGACCACCGATTGTTTTGAACCCAATTGACACGATAGCGGTATTGCCTCATGGAGCGAAGAAGGGGGAAGATCCCCTTGAGCTTGGTGCACCGCTTGAAGGAAACATCATGGCGGGTCACAAGATTGCCCGCAAGGCGCATGAACAGGGCGAAGCAATCATCAAATTCGGCCAGATCATTGGCCGCGCCACGCAGCCGATTGCGGCTGGTGAGCATGTGCATTCTCACAATTGTGCCTTCTCGGACCATGGCCAGAATTACGAGATCGGTTGCGATTATGAAGCGGCCAAGGCGGCTGTGCCGAAGCTGGAAGCCCGCACCTTCATGGGCTACAAACGTGCCAACGGCACGATCGGCACGCGCAACTATGTTGCCTTGTGCTCCACGGTGAACTGCTCTTCAACAGTTGTGCATCGCGCCGCTCAGGAACTGCAGATCGAAGGCGCGTTCGACGCCTATGAGAATGTCGACGGCGTGGCGATCTTCACCCATGAGAGCGGCTGCGGCATGAACAACAAGGGCCTTGGCTTCGAGATTCTCGACAAGGTTCTCTGGGGCCATGCGACCCATCCGAATGTGGGCATGGCCCTGTTCATCGGCCTTGGCTGTGAAGTCATGCAGATTTCCAAGATGCGCGAGAATTTCGACGATCCGGACCAGAGCCTGATGGATCGTTTCATCTCCATGACCATTCAGGAAGAGGGCGGCACCCGCAAAACCATTGATGCTGTCAAGGCCAAGGTGCGCGAACTGTTGCCTGAGCTGAACAAGGCCAAGCGCGAAGAGTGCCCGGCTTCGGAGCTGAAGATTGCCCTGCAGTGTGGTGCATCCGATGGCTTCTCGGGCATCACCGCCAACCCGGCCCTTGGCGTGGCCTCCGATATGATGGTTGGTCTTGGTGCAACCTCGATCCTGTCGGAAACCTCCGAGATCTATGGCGCCGAGCAGCTTCTTCTGCGTCGTGCTGCCAGCAAGGAAGTGGGCGACAAGCTGGTCTCCCAGATCCACTGGTGGGAAGACTATGTGGCCATGCACAAGGGGAGCCTCGACAATAACCCGAGCCCGGGCAACAAGGCTGGCGGCTTGACCACCATTCTGGAAAAGTCCCTTGGTGCAACGGCAAAGTCCGGCTCCGCTCCGCTGACCGCTGTCTATGATTATGCCGAACGGGTAACCGAGCATGGCTTCGTCTTCATGGATACGCCGGGCTATGATCCTGTTTGCGGTACCGGCCAGATTGCAGGTGGTGCGCACATGGTCATCTTCACCACCGGGCGCGGCTCTGCCTATGGTTCCAAGCCCGCCCCGACCATCAAGGTGGCATCCAACGATCATCTGTTTGCTTCCATGCCCGATGACATGGACATCAACTGCGGTGACATCCTCTCTGAAGGGGTGACATTGGAACAGAAGGGGGCGGAGATCGTGGAAGAGATCCTCAAGGTTGCCTCTGGCGCGCCGACCAAATCGGAAGCCCTCGGCCTTGGCGATAACGAGTTTATTCCCTGGCATATCGGCGCGGTGATGTAA
- a CDS encoding cupin domain-containing protein, with product MHVKSFPIVGEDTATPRQVLADSPELMVVAFQFKEVGAEGALHNHPHVQSTFVKEGRFRFTIGEDSFEVGPGDSFVIPSGATHGCVCLEPGTLIDCFTPRRDDFL from the coding sequence ATGCATGTAAAGTCATTTCCCATTGTTGGTGAAGACACTGCGACCCCGAGACAGGTGCTTGCGGATAGTCCGGAACTGATGGTGGTGGCTTTCCAATTCAAAGAGGTGGGCGCCGAAGGTGCCCTCCACAATCATCCCCATGTCCAATCCACCTTTGTGAAAGAGGGACGCTTTCGTTTCACGATCGGTGAGGACAGTTTTGAAGTCGGGCCGGGTGACAGTTTTGTCATCCCTTCCGGAGCAACACATGGATGTGTCTGCCTCGAGCCGGGTACGCTTATTGATTGCTTCACCCCGCGCCGGGACGACTTTCTCTGA